The uncultured Sunxiuqinia sp. genomic sequence TCATCGAGGCTATTGGATTTACCGCTGCAATTTCAACTTTATTATCACTGGTTTCCTGAACGATGACATTACATGGTAACATTGTTCCAATTTTATCTTCGGCTTGCAATGCTTGGTAGGCGGCCGGAGGATTGCAAGCTCCAAGTATCGTGTATTTTCGAAAGTCAATGTCCAGTTTTTTCTTTAGCTTTTCTTGAATATTAATTGTGGTCAGTACGCCGAAACCTTCTTTTTTGAGTTCTTCAGTTACTTTCTCAATAGCTTCGTCAAAGGTGTAGTTAGTTACTTTTTCAATGTAGTACTTCATGATTTTTTTTATTAGTTGTTATTTATGTAGAGTTTTCTTTTCAGTCGTTGAGCGTTAATGGCAATAATATTATAAGCTTTAGCCCACATGAAATTCTGAATCATCTTTTTGTATGTCTTTTTTACAAATAAAATTAAAGATGCGACATCTTTTGGATTGCTATTGATTATAATACTCGCGGTTTATTTCAATGTTTTACTGCCTCTTGCGATTCTTATCTAATTTCATCTTTCAGGGTGATAAAACCAATCAAATGTTCATTTTAAATAACATAAACAACAGTTTCCTGTTCATTTTTGTTTGCCTCTTTCGGCATCTATAAATTATTTTCTTTAAAATATTCAGGATTCACTACTTTCAACTGTTTTTCTTCAATTTTTAATTCAATACCTTTTCCGGTTATCGCATTGAAGTCTTTTATTTCAGGCAGATCATTTTCATCATTTACTTTCTTCATAATCTTGGCTGCCAATAGGTGTTCCGATTCTGATTCAACTGCTCTCGCAAGTTTTAAAAACAGCCTCGTCATCATAATCCTTAGTTGCTGATTGGTCACGTGTGATCCCGAAGTTTCCTTTGGTGGGTTTCCCGGTTTTGTCAACTGCAAGCTGAGTCACTTTACGCAAGTTTTCAAACGCAGTTCTGTTTCGAATCAGGAACCCGTTTTGTGCCGAAATAGAGATTAGAATTGCAACAACTAAAAGTATCGCTACCCTAATGCATGAGGGCAGGTGATCACCATGACGCTTTCCCAATGTAAAAATTATAATTCAGCAGGTCTTGAATCATAGGTGACAAAACCAGAACTGCTAATGTCAGCACCATGGAAATCTAAAATCGCTTTCGGAAATCCTTGATCATCATTGCATGATAACCGTAGTGATCACATGAGCCATGGTCATGTTTGTGATGAATGGCTTACATCTTTTTTGTTGTGGGAATGAGAATGAATGTGTTGCTTCTCTTCTTCCGGTTGTTTTTTCTTCTGATTGGAAGATTTAGACGTTTGTTGCTGATGATCGTCGTGTTTTTATGGTGATTCTTTTGAAAGGTCGGATTGGCTTCCATGCTGGGCATGTTGCTGTTTGTGGAGGAGTTTTTCATGCTGCAGATATTTTTTTGATTGACTTCTTTTTTATTTGTTGAATTTCCTTGATCAGTCATAACGGATAGGATTTGTAGCCAGTTAGCTAAAAAACCATGCCACAATAGCTGTTTGATTCAAATGCCTTTAATCAGCAGAATCGCTAACTTACTCATTTATTGATGAAGGATTTTGTTCCACACCTATGTTGTTTTAGTTCCACAGAATATCTGACTCGGATATTACTGCTGTTTGAACCATCCCTGCGTATGTTAATTCTTGATTTTCTCTTATTCCGAAAGCTGTTTGATTCGTTAATAATGGATAACTTTTAAATATTTTTGTGAAAAACCACATTGACAATGAAGTACCTGAAAGCCTCCATAGAACTCAAAAAGTTGATAGAACAAACAAACGAGCTGTGCCTGACGAAAAACTGTCCGGTTCTTAATCAACGAAATTTTATCGTGTTGAAATCAGATGGTGGTGAAGAGCGCGAAATAAAAATGAAGGAGTTTTCTAACGAATTTCTTCAAACAATACTCGAAGAAAATAGGAATTCAAAGGCTTTTGTTTTTACTGATTTGGCTGCCACGATGGTCAAAGATCAAAAGCTGACTTATTTCTTGTACAAAGGCTATCATAGCGAAATTGAAAAAGGATTGGTTTGGTTTCAGGCTATCAACGGAGAGACTGCAGAACCAACTGGTAATTTACAGTTCAGCAATCTCGAGGAGAATGTTTTTTATTCGGTTTCGACTCCCGACTTTGAAGAAAGCACCAGCAATGCTATGGAAACCGATGAGCAAATTGAAGAGGGTAAAAGCATTGTTTTTATCATAGGTAACCATAATGAAGAGCGCTTGTTGCACGATATTCAGCGCTTGATTTTTGATACAGTTAATAATGTTCAAAAACACCAAGGATTGAAATTTAAGATTATTCTGAATATCAACAAGTTTAACGGAAAACCAACAGCTTATTTTCTGAAACAACTTGACTTTATCAAAGAATATA encodes the following:
- a CDS encoding DUF302 domain-containing protein, yielding MKYYIEKVTNYTFDEAIEKVTEELKKEGFGVLTTINIQEKLKKKLDIDFRKYTILGACNPPAAYQALQAEDKIGTMLPCNVIVQETSDNKVEIAAVNPIASMMAIENEDLGGIAIDIKNRLEKAIQAV